From one Phycisphaerales bacterium genomic stretch:
- the uvrB gene encoding excinuclease ABC subunit UvrB: MAHRAFELVSDFAPMGDQPQAIAQLVKGLEDGLVHQVLLGATGTGKTFTIANVIAKVQRPALVLAPNKTLAAQLYGELRAFFPKNRVEYFVSYYDYYQPEAYVPSTDTYIEKDSLINDTIDQMRHAATRAILERHDTIIVASVSCIYGIGDKTTYKGMLVHLEEGKTYLRDRLLRQLVDIQYTRNDWDFHRGTFRVRGDVVEIFPAYEQDEALRLSFWGDELESLARIDPLRGTILERIPAAAIFPNSHYVTPADQVKRAVASIQEELGRRLPELREQQKLLECQRLEQRTMYDLEMLEQLGFCNGIENYSRHLTGRAAGEPPPVLLDYFPEDYLMVIDESHVAIPQVGGMFRGDRARKQVLVDFGFRLPSALDNRPLTFDEFEARIGQVVYMSATPGDYEMKQAGTAVAQQLIRPTGLIDPEVEIRPVTGQVDDLLGQIRERVKREHRVLVTTLTKRMAEDLTEYLQEVGVKVRYLHADVDTLDRIQLIEDLRRGLYDVLVGINLLREGLDIPEVSLVAILDADKEGFLRSERSLVQTIGRAARHVEGKVIMYADHITGSMRAAIDETNRRRAIQAEYNAKHGITPKTTSRAFKSGPDAEEYEKPADAPSYVRDGGRGKKKDGGGGKKGKGGEKQKLAELRTAALGPKELETRIQALRKDMLAAAQGLEFERAADLRDQVRSLEALLLGVSA, encoded by the coding sequence ATGGCGCACCGCGCCTTCGAGCTCGTCAGCGACTTCGCCCCGATGGGCGACCAGCCCCAGGCCATCGCCCAGCTCGTCAAGGGCCTCGAGGACGGGCTCGTCCACCAGGTGTTGCTCGGCGCCACCGGCACCGGCAAGACCTTCACCATCGCCAACGTCATCGCCAAGGTGCAGCGCCCCGCGCTCGTGCTCGCGCCCAACAAGACGCTCGCCGCCCAGCTCTACGGCGAGCTCCGCGCCTTCTTCCCGAAGAACCGCGTCGAGTACTTCGTGAGCTACTACGACTACTACCAGCCCGAGGCGTACGTCCCCTCGACCGACACGTACATCGAGAAGGACAGCCTCATCAACGACACCATCGATCAGATGCGGCACGCGGCGACGCGCGCGATCCTCGAGCGCCACGACACGATCATCGTCGCGTCGGTCTCGTGCATCTACGGCATCGGCGACAAGACGACGTACAAGGGCATGCTCGTGCACCTCGAGGAGGGCAAGACCTACCTGCGCGATCGCCTGCTGCGCCAGCTCGTCGACATCCAGTACACGCGCAACGACTGGGACTTCCACCGCGGCACGTTCCGGGTGCGGGGCGACGTCGTCGAGATCTTCCCGGCCTACGAGCAGGACGAGGCGCTGCGCCTGTCGTTCTGGGGCGACGAGCTCGAGTCGCTGGCGCGCATCGACCCGCTGCGCGGCACCATCCTCGAGCGTATCCCGGCCGCGGCCATCTTCCCCAACAGCCACTACGTGACGCCCGCCGACCAGGTGAAGCGCGCCGTCGCCAGCATCCAGGAGGAGCTCGGCCGGCGGCTCCCCGAGCTGCGCGAGCAGCAGAAGCTCCTCGAGTGCCAGCGCCTCGAGCAGCGCACGATGTACGACCTCGAGATGCTCGAGCAGCTCGGCTTCTGCAACGGCATCGAGAACTACTCGCGCCACCTCACCGGGCGCGCCGCGGGCGAGCCGCCGCCCGTGCTGCTCGACTACTTCCCCGAGGACTACCTGATGGTCATCGACGAGTCGCACGTGGCCATCCCGCAGGTCGGCGGCATGTTCCGCGGCGACCGCGCGCGGAAGCAGGTGCTCGTCGACTTCGGCTTCCGCCTGCCGTCCGCGCTCGACAACCGGCCGCTCACCTTCGACGAGTTCGAGGCGCGGATCGGCCAGGTGGTCTACATGTCGGCGACGCCCGGCGACTACGAGATGAAGCAGGCCGGGACCGCGGTGGCCCAGCAGCTCATCCGCCCGACCGGCCTCATCGATCCCGAGGTCGAGATCCGCCCCGTCACGGGCCAGGTCGACGACCTGCTCGGGCAGATCCGCGAGCGCGTCAAGCGCGAGCACCGCGTGCTCGTGACGACGCTGACCAAACGTATGGCCGAGGACCTGACCGAGTACCTGCAGGAGGTGGGCGTCAAGGTGCGCTACCTGCACGCCGACGTCGACACGCTCGACCGCATCCAGCTCATCGAGGATCTGCGCCGCGGCCTCTACGACGTGCTGGTCGGCATCAACCTCCTGCGCGAGGGCCTCGACATCCCCGAGGTGTCGCTCGTGGCCATCCTCGACGCCGACAAGGAGGGGTTCCTGCGCTCGGAGCGCTCGCTCGTGCAGACCATCGGGCGCGCCGCGCGCCACGTCGAGGGCAAGGTCATCATGTACGCCGACCACATCACGGGGTCGATGCGCGCGGCCATCGACGAGACGAACCGGCGCCGCGCCATCCAGGCGGAGTACAACGCCAAACACGGCATCACGCCCAAGACCACGTCGCGCGCCTTCAAGTCCGGGCCCGACGCCGAGGAGTACGAGAAGCCGGCGGACGCGCCGAGCTACGTGCGCGACGGCGGGCGCGGCAAGAAGAAGGACGGCGGCGGCGGCAAGAAGGGCAAGGGCGGCGAGAAGCAGAAGCTCGCCGAGCTGCGCACGGCGGCGCTCGGGCCCAAGGAGCTCGAGACGCGCATCCAGGCGCTGCGCAAGGACATGCTCGCGGCGGCGCAGGGGCTCGAGTTCGAGCGCGCGGCCGATCTGCGCGACCAGGTGCGCTCGCTCGAGGCGCTGCTCCTCGGGGTCTCGGCGTGA
- a CDS encoding M23 family metallopeptidase translates to MRVAALALALVAGACTTPERRDPEPPADHPCPEQALPPVAPSLWLDAVDEEVPVPLTLALPLPDGLTVEVTQGNHGTISHTADQAFAYDFGVPLGTAVLAAAPGVVVWVEDGHTEHGADASYRELVNYVVLDHGGGLFTAYVHLGAGGIDVVAGDVVVSGQRLAVTGLSGQMTGPHLHFHVENVWAETLPARFVDVARGGCALFPQTGDQVTGDARAFAPLVGRDDTSPIPADTWAEDEVVDVAGLPGRLYESDTSFTVTGRVTLAGATEVVMLWLPPDGGTALAVKVFPVAGDTFTGTLEAGRIDPGVYGVALVAGTGGAVEVPRSVLTTVVR, encoded by the coding sequence GTGCGGGTCGCCGCGCTCGCCCTGGCGCTCGTCGCGGGCGCCTGCACGACGCCCGAGCGGCGCGACCCGGAGCCGCCCGCGGACCACCCGTGCCCCGAGCAGGCGCTGCCGCCCGTGGCCCCGTCGTTGTGGCTCGACGCGGTCGACGAGGAGGTGCCCGTGCCGCTGACGCTCGCCCTGCCGCTGCCCGACGGGCTCACGGTCGAGGTGACGCAGGGCAACCACGGGACCATCTCGCACACGGCCGACCAGGCCTTCGCGTACGACTTCGGCGTGCCGCTCGGGACCGCGGTCCTGGCGGCCGCGCCGGGCGTCGTCGTGTGGGTCGAGGACGGCCACACCGAACACGGCGCGGACGCGAGCTACCGCGAGCTCGTCAACTACGTCGTGCTCGACCACGGCGGCGGCCTCTTCACGGCCTACGTGCACCTCGGCGCGGGCGGCATCGACGTGGTCGCGGGCGACGTGGTCGTCTCCGGGCAGCGGCTCGCGGTGACGGGGCTGTCGGGGCAGATGACCGGCCCGCACCTGCACTTCCACGTCGAGAACGTGTGGGCCGAGACCCTGCCCGCGCGTTTCGTCGACGTGGCACGCGGCGGCTGCGCGCTGTTCCCGCAGACGGGCGACCAGGTCACGGGCGACGCGCGCGCGTTCGCGCCGCTCGTCGGGCGCGACGACACGAGCCCGATCCCGGCCGACACGTGGGCCGAGGACGAGGTCGTCGACGTGGCCGGGCTGCCTGGGCGCCTCTACGAGAGCGACACGAGCTTCACGGTGACGGGCCGCGTGACGCTCGCGGGCGCGACCGAGGTCGTCATGTTGTGGCTGCCGCCCGACGGCGGCACGGCGCTCGCGGTCAAGGTGTTCCCGGTCGCGGGCGACACCTTCACGGGCACGCTCGAGGCGGGGCGCATCGACCCGGGCGTCTACGGCGTGGCGCTCGTCGCGGGGACGGGCGGCGCGGTCGAGGTGCCGCGCAGCGTGCTGACGACGGTCGTGCGGTGA
- a CDS encoding class I SAM-dependent methyltransferase gives MTTKRVELTVDETRAGYDRWAAGYDEAKNPMVAATAWALATWPLAVAGRDVIELGCGTGRHAAPLLAAGAASYLGVDASEGMLARARARTDDARARWCVAELAAVPEPDASRDVALVVLVLEHVHDLAPVCAELARLLRPGGRLRILELHPERIDDGTRAHFRDGDAELWFASVAHPVPTLVAALAAAGLTTVAAREHTADGALLAAVPALGKHAGRLVLLDVEAARAT, from the coding sequence ATGACGACGAAGCGGGTCGAGCTGACGGTGGACGAGACGCGGGCCGGGTACGATCGGTGGGCCGCGGGCTACGACGAGGCGAAGAACCCGATGGTCGCGGCGACCGCGTGGGCGCTCGCGACGTGGCCGCTCGCGGTCGCGGGGCGCGACGTGATCGAGCTCGGCTGCGGCACGGGGCGCCACGCCGCGCCGCTGCTCGCGGCCGGCGCCGCGTCCTACCTCGGGGTCGACGCGTCCGAGGGCATGCTGGCGCGGGCGCGGGCGCGCACCGACGACGCGCGGGCGCGCTGGTGTGTGGCCGAGCTCGCGGCCGTGCCCGAGCCGGACGCGAGCCGCGACGTGGCCCTCGTCGTGCTCGTGCTCGAGCACGTGCACGACCTGGCGCCGGTGTGCGCCGAGCTCGCCCGCCTGCTGCGACCGGGCGGCCGCCTGCGTATCCTCGAGCTGCACCCCGAGCGTATCGACGACGGCACGCGCGCGCACTTCCGCGACGGCGACGCGGAGCTCTGGTTCGCCAGCGTCGCGCACCCGGTGCCCACGCTCGTGGCGGCGCTCGCGGCGGCCGGCCTGACCACCGTCGCGGCGCGCGAGCACACGGCCGACGGCGCGCTGCTCGCGGCCGTGCCGGCGCTCGGCAAACACGCGGGGCGCCTGGTCCTGCTCGACGTCGAGGCCGCGCGCGCCACCTGA
- a CDS encoding HDOD domain-containing protein, with translation MTIGELLTEVQSKLVPPSVMVPELVRLMGDENAGMNAIGRCVASDPILASDALRVANSAAFAATSGPITDCVLAVLRLGESLVCTLVAERLRGSLASASRLVPHGDALWRHSLAVAIGARLIARASRFTAPALAFTTGLLVDVGRLVLAELLARSGQDLAPPIPVPGARLDDIERAMYGLDHAQLGAATARFWRIPEPIPSAIEASHRPMEARGEARLPAVVVHAADVIVCDLERAAGRNLPRYPVDRSAFAALKLDDAAIAQIGEALERERDRTLGALGLAA, from the coding sequence ATGACGATCGGCGAGCTGTTGACGGAGGTGCAGTCGAAGCTCGTGCCGCCGTCGGTGATGGTGCCCGAGCTCGTGCGCCTCATGGGTGACGAGAACGCCGGCATGAACGCCATCGGCCGCTGCGTGGCGTCCGATCCGATCCTCGCGAGCGACGCGCTGCGGGTCGCCAACAGCGCGGCGTTCGCTGCGACGTCGGGCCCCATCACCGACTGCGTGCTGGCGGTCCTGCGGCTGGGCGAGTCGCTCGTCTGCACGCTGGTGGCCGAGCGCCTGCGCGGCTCGCTCGCGTCCGCGTCGCGGCTGGTGCCGCACGGCGACGCGCTCTGGCGCCACTCGCTCGCGGTCGCCATCGGCGCCCGCCTCATCGCGCGCGCGAGCCGCTTCACGGCGCCCGCGCTGGCGTTCACGACCGGCCTGCTCGTCGACGTCGGCCGTCTCGTCCTGGCCGAGCTGCTCGCGCGGAGCGGCCAGGACCTCGCACCGCCCATCCCCGTGCCGGGCGCGCGCCTCGACGACATCGAGCGCGCCATGTACGGCCTCGACCACGCGCAGCTCGGCGCGGCGACGGCGCGCTTCTGGCGTATCCCCGAGCCCATCCCGAGCGCCATCGAGGCCAGCCACCGCCCGATGGAGGCGCGCGGCGAGGCGCGGCTGCCCGCGGTCGTCGTACACGCGGCCGACGTGATCGTGTGCGACCTCGAGCGCGCGGCCGGCCGCAACCTGCCGCGCTACCCGGTCGATCGCTCGGCGTTCGCCGCGCTCAAGCTCGACGACGCCGCCATCGCGCAGATCGGCGAGGCGCTCGAGCGCGAGCGCGACCGCACCCTCGGCGCGCTGGGCCTGGCCGCCTGA